GAAGTTCACTCAGCTCGTGTCGGGGCCAGCTTGAATACGGCCCTTGGCCTTGAGGAGCTTATCGCCAAAGACCCTGAAGAGTACGTTGAGAAAGCCGTCGCCTTAGCGACCGACGTGCCGCGGCTTCGTGCCCTGCAGAACGGCCTTCGTGGCCGGATGGAGAATTCGGTTCTGCGAAATGATGCGCTTTACGCTGAGCGGTTCGGTGCGGCTATCGAGCAAATCTGGGAACAGCATTTGGCTAAGAATGAGGGCCTAGTCTCCAGTGTCTGATGTAGCAGCGGGCGCGCTCGGTAACGCGACGGTGCTGATCAAGGCCGGTATGTTTGACCAGGCAGGGGAGGTGCTCGACCAATTGGTTCAAGAGCACCCTGAAGCAACCCAGCCGCATCTGCTCCGTGCCATGCTGGCCCAGGCTCAGAATGACAAGGCGGCGATGGCAACCGCACTTGAAGCTGTCTTAACCCTCGACCCCAATAATCTGAACGCATCGATTGGCCTGGTTGGCCTGATGGATGATGTCACGTTGTCCGAGGATTTACTGGCTAAGTTGGAGCCTGCCTTAGGGCTTGCCGTTGCCAGTGATCACCGCGCCCTTATTGGCCTTGGTGCCGTTCATGTTGCCCGTGATCAGATGGAGGCAATTCCAGGTCTGATCGAAACCGTGCCTGCCGAGATACTGGCGGGGCTTCCTTATCGGGGAGCGGTGGCGGCCATTGCCCAACGGCTCGATAAACAGGACCACCCTGAAATTGCCTTGAAGATGCTGCTTCAGGTTGTTGAGCGCTTGCCAGACGCAGCCGGGCTGGAAGGTGTCTTGGGCGCCATGGCTTTCCGGGCCGATGAGTTGGATCTAGCGGCGCATTGGCTGGATATCGCGCTGAAACGTGATGATAGCGATAGCGGGATTGTCTTCGCCCGCGCCACCATCATGTTGCGCCAGCGTGAGTGGCAGCCATTGCTAGACTTTGTTCGCCCCTATGAAGAGCAGTTTGCCGATAAGGCCTATCTCCACGAGTTGCGCACCTTTGCCGCCGTTCAGACAAAGGATGAAGAGCTGGCCGATGAGGCATCATCAAAGCTGATGATGCTGGAGCCAGAGAGTGCCACCTCCTTGACCTATCGCGGTCTTGCCTTGGGCGTGATGGGGGAAGAGCAGGCGGCGCTCGACAAGATGCGTGAAGCCATCGCGGTTGACCCAGAATTCGCCATGCCTTGGAGCCATTTGGCCGGCATGCTGATGGGGCTGTCTGAGATTGGTGAGGCTGAAGAGGCCGCCCGTAAGGCGGTCGAGTTAGACCCGAACAACGCGATTGCGCAGCAGCAGCTCGGCCTCTGCATGCGTGACTTGCTGCGTCAGGATGAGGGGCTATCCCACCTGCGTTTGGCAACAGAACTTGATCCAGATAATCCAACCACGTGGCGCGCATTTTTGTTCTCTATGAACTACGCCCATGAGGCTGAGCCAGCCGATATCGCCGCTGGCCACAAAGCATTCGGGGAGCATCTGGCTAAGCGGAATGAGGCCGCGGCTATCATGCCTGCCAAACCGAAAACTGGTCCGCTTCGCGTGGGCTTTGTGTCGGGGGATTTGCGACGCCACTCTGTCGGGTACTTCCTGATGCCGCTTTATCGGCATTTCGCTGACCATGCTGATCGGTTGGAGGTGGTGTCCTTTATGACCAAGGACGACACCGGCGATGACGTTAACAAGCTGCTCAAATCTAAGAGCGGCGAATGGCACAACATCGCTGATGCGGATACAGCCCAAACGGTTGAGACGGTTCGGGCTGCCAATATCGACGTTCTGTTTGATCTCTCAGGGCACACGATTGGCGATCGGCTAGATGCCTTTGCCCAGCGCCTTGCACCTGTTCAGATCAATTATCTGGGGTATGCCAATACCACGGGCATACCGACCATGGATGGACGCATTACGGATGCGGTGGCCGACCCGGTGGGGCAAACAGAGAAGTGGCACAGCGAAACGTTGCTTCGCATGCCAACTTGCTTCCTGTGCTACAGCCCCGGGCCTGATGGCCCCGATGGTGAAGAGCTACCGCCACCCGACAGTGTTGATGGGCGGCGCATTCGCTTCGGCTGCTTTAATAACCTGAGCAAGGTGACAGTCCAGCAGGTCGCCCTATGGGCACGGATCCTGAAATCCGTACCCGACAGTGTTTTCATCTTTAAATCCAAGCAGGTAAGCGACCCGAGTGTTCGTGAACGTATGGGTGAAGTGTTCAAGGCAGAGGGGCTTGATCCAGAACAGCATATTGACTGGCGCAGTGGCACAGATAGTCACAAGGCGCATATGTCGATGTACCGGGAGGTAGATATTGCCCTCGATACGTTCCCCTATAACGGCACCACCACAACTTGCGAGGCCCTGTTTATGGGCACCCCGGTGGTCACCTTGCGTGGGCAACATCACGTCACCCGGGTTAGCTCCACATTGCTATCAGCTATCGGGCGTGATGATTTGGTGGCTGATACTGCCGATGCATATGTCGCGCGGGCAGTTGAATTGGCAGGTGATATCACGGCTGTACGAAATGGTCGTGCAGCCCTGCGGGACCAGATGCTATCGTCACCGCTCTGTGATGCAGAGCTATTCACCGAGCAATTTGTCGATTGCCTAACCGATTTTTGGCGCGCGAATTGCTAGATGGATACAGAGATCAAACGTTTAGGTGTTAGGTCGAAATCCACCTCGCTTATGTCGGGCGGAGCTTACGACGGAGCTTTGATAAAGCCATGAATGAAGAAGCAGTAAAATCTGAAGAACAGGAAGCCGCTCCAGCGCCGAGCACCGCCGCCAATCGCGGTAAGCTGTCGGACTATCTGGCGCATGTTGAGCGCGGTGATAAAGCTCGTGATGAACAGGATTTTGCGACGGCAATCGCTGAGTATCAGGCGGCAGCCCTGCTTCGGCCGAATATGTTTCACCCGCAGATGATGATGGGGAAGATCCTCTATCAACAGGGCCTACCGGGCGAGGCAATCGGGTATTTGCAGAATGCCCACCAGATGCAGCCCACCAATGTCATATTGCTTCTGCACATCGCCGAAATGCTGGCCCTCATGGGGGACAATGAAGCAGCCCAAGGGGTTGTTTGCGACGCCTTGGCCATTGACGATAAGAACGTCAACGCAATCTGCATGTTGGCCCATCTGCTGCACGTCGAAGAAAAGTTTGATGAGGCGATTGAGCTGCTGCAGGTAGCCATTGAGGATGCGCCCGATGAAGCTGAGCTATGGCGCAGCGTTGGCGATGTCATGGCGGCTAAATCAGATAACGAGAATGCCAAGACCTTCTATGAAGAGGCCCTGCGTCTCGACCCTGCGCTACAGATGGCGCAAGAGGGGTTGGACAAGCTCAATGCTAACCAAGATACGGCTGCTGAAGCTGTCCACTAATGACTTGGTAGGGCGGGTATTCCGACCCGTTGCTTGAGTAACCGCACTCACCCATGTTAGCTGGCGCTGCACCATGGTAGATAGCTGCCGTGGTTTCCCGCAGCAGTTGATAACCAGCAGTTTCCCTATGAGTGCTATCCAGACATTGCAGGAGCGGCTTGATGCCGGCACCGCCACCATTGGCGTGATTGGCCTCGGCTATGTTGGGCTACCATTGGTCCATGCTTTCGCCAGCCTAGGCCGGAAGGTCATTGGCTTTGATATCGATGCTGAGCGTGTGGCGATGCTGAATGCCGGCACCTCAGATATTGATCGGGTGCCAAATGAAGCTCTTGCCAGTTACCGCGCCGACGAACGGTTTGAGGCGACAGACAACTTTGATCGGCTGGCGGAAGTTGATGCGATCAATATCTGTGTGCCGACCCCTTTAGACAGGCACCAACAACCCGACCTGAGCTATGTCGAGGCAACAGGGCGAGCCATTGCCAAACAATTGCGGCCGGGCCAGCTCATCGTTCTGCAATCCACCAGTTTTCCTGGTACCACGGCCGAGGTGCTGGAACCCCTGCTGACCGAAACCGGGCTGAAGCGGGGCGAGGACTTTCTGCTCGCATTCTCACCAGAGCGGGAAGATCCCGGCAACCCAACCCACCATCTGGGCAATACGCCCAAGGTTGTGGGCGCCGATGATCAGGCCTCCCTAGATGCCGTCGCAACCCTGTTTGAACCTCTTGTGCCGTCCGTCGTGAAGGTTTCCACCGCCGCGACAGCAGAGGCGGTCAAACTGACCGAGAATATCTTCCGCAGCATCAACATCGCCCTCGTGAACGAGTTGAAGGTGATCTATGCCCGTATGGGGATCGATATCTGGGAGGTGATTGAAGGCGCGAAGAGCAAGCCATTTGGCTTTATGCCTTTCTACCCAGGGCCTGGCCTTGGTGGGCACTGCATTCCGATCGATCCGTTCTACCTGACCTATAAGGCGCGGGAGTATGACCTGGTACCCCGGTTTATCGAGCTGGCCGGCCAGGTGAATATGGGCATGCCCTATTACGTGATCGATCAGC
The nucleotide sequence above comes from Alphaproteobacteria bacterium SS10. Encoded proteins:
- a CDS encoding tetratricopeptide repeat protein → MNEEAVKSEEQEAAPAPSTAANRGKLSDYLAHVERGDKARDEQDFATAIAEYQAAALLRPNMFHPQMMMGKILYQQGLPGEAIGYLQNAHQMQPTNVILLLHIAEMLALMGDNEAAQGVVCDALAIDDKNVNAICMLAHLLHVEEKFDEAIELLQVAIEDAPDEAELWRSVGDVMAAKSDNENAKTFYEEALRLDPALQMAQEGLDKLNANQDTAAEAVH
- a CDS encoding nucleotide sugar dehydrogenase, encoding MSAIQTLQERLDAGTATIGVIGLGYVGLPLVHAFASLGRKVIGFDIDAERVAMLNAGTSDIDRVPNEALASYRADERFEATDNFDRLAEVDAINICVPTPLDRHQQPDLSYVEATGRAIAKQLRPGQLIVLQSTSFPGTTAEVLEPLLTETGLKRGEDFLLAFSPEREDPGNPTHHLGNTPKVVGADDQASLDAVATLFEPLVPSVVKVSTAATAEAVKLTENIFRSINIALVNELKVIYARMGIDIWEVIEGAKSKPFGFMPFYPGPGLGGHCIPIDPFYLTYKAREYDLVPRFIELAGQVNMGMPYYVIDQLATGLEEKLGKTIRHAEILVIGTAYKKNVGDTRESPSLKLLDLLISRGAKVRYHDPHVPVLSTFRHFPDLEGMESVDLATALPTVDAVVISTDHDAVDYGLIADQASVIVDTRNAMRSNQLTPKGLVLA